The window AGTATATTTCATAATGTACTTTTCAGCTCACGTTcactgctcatttaaaaaaaaaagtaactgatAGTTAAACTGCTGACTTCAAGCTGTTCCTTCAGTCCCCCCTACTTTTTTCTGATGCTCTGTCGTGTGTGGCTGTAAATGGGTGATCTCCCATCTTAATCAACCAGCAGGCCAGCGAGATGGAGTAGTGGGGACTCCTTGTAAGCATTAGAAAGGGGTAAATAGCAACCGTTTCTGTCATTCTTCTTACAGAAGTCAGGGGAATGAAAGCACCCAGCCCCCTAGTTCTGCAGGATCTCAGCAATGGGTATGAGCCGACATCCTGGAGGGGATTTGAACGGAGGCAAGACTGCTAATTAGGGACGTGTGTGCATTGTAGTTCTACTTAAAACATGCTCTGGTCTTGTAATGTAGACAAGACTAAACTGTGATTCCTAAATGTGTTGCAGCCTTGGACTCTTGCAGACTGTAGCAGGATTTGGGAACCTGGTTAAAACACAGTTCAGCTGCATCCATGCGGCAAGACCGAATTGTACTCTAAACAGCTCAGGGCATTATCAGGTACCCCAGCCCAGGAGGAATTAGTGTGGATGAGAGACCCAAGCCCTGCTGACAAAGATGAGGAAGTGTCCACGCTCCAGTTCAAATCACGTTGTTCAGAACTGTGAAACATGGTTCTTGCTAGAAACGTGTTAGTTTGATGGCAACTGGGCCAATCCATCTACAGACTAGTGTGTGCACCGGCCAGGGGACAACTGTATTCGCATCTTACTAGCAAAAACCTGTCTTTAGTCATGGTTCTGGCTAACGCATTCTGAGCTGAAGTGTAACTAGAGCCTTAGCCGTTGGTGGTTGCCAGTGTAAGAATAATAATGCTAGGAGAGATCCCTCTTTCCCTAGGCTCCTGTTGAGATCTCCGACcgtcccctcctgccctgccagAAGGAAGTGTCTCTCTTTAACAGGAACTCAATGGTGTACATGATATTTTCAGTGCTGGGACTGAAGCTGATCGGAGAGAACAGGTTCATTCTATGGGGAGTCCCTGAGGTGCGTGGAAAGCTCTTGAGGATGTGGTGATGAATTATTGATGCTCCCTTTAAAAGAACGGTtcttgttttttggttttttttagagcACAGAAAAGTCCAGAAGAACGTGAACGTAAATCTGTATTTGGGCACTGGAAGCCGAGCGGAAGCTACTCATCGCTGGGCCAGTGCTGCTGGGTTCACTGGCTGGGAAGCGGAGCAAGGCAGGAGTGCACCAGCTGTAAAAAGCAAAGGCCCCAGGAAGGGGGATCCCAGCCTGATACAGACTAATCTCTCTTGCCCGTCTCAGCCTTTCAGGGCTGCTACCAACCAGCTCTCCGCCtcctgctcccagcagcaaacTAACCTCTACTGCAGGCTGCAGCGGCGCAGCTCTGAAAAGGTGGCATGTGGCAATCCCCCACTGCCTTCATCATCTCCACCCAACGTGGCTCTTCAGCGGAGACGTTCCTGCTTTGACACGGCTggggagaatgtgagcgccgacCTCCCAGAGAGGAGCCCTCAGTACAAGAAGAAACCACAGGAGGGGTCTAGGTCTAGCCTCTGGGACCAGTCCTCTGGGCACTGCACCTGTCAGAACCTTCCAGAGGGAGGAAACCGGAGCAATGAGCAACCCGTGAAAAAGCAGCAACATGGACTTTTCGCTGCTTATGATGCAGACCATGGAAATCCTTTACTAGCCAGTACAGATTCCCTCTCTCCAGCTGTAGTGCCTGTAATCTCCTCTGCTGGCCTTGTCCCCCACCACAGACCAATGGTATGTCTCTCTCCAGGGAGCTCCAGAGGAAGTGTGAACTCCTGTTGTCCGGGGCCTGCCCTCACCTTGGACGAACTGGATCCCCCCAGCTTGGCCGAAACCCTTCCCAGTTCTGCGGCCCTTCAGTCTCTCTTGCAGTCCTCCAAGACTTCTGCTAGCCTGCACTGCTCAATCCAGAGGCTTAAGCAAGAAGCTGCTTTAATGGGGATATGGAACTCCCTCCCTTTGGAGTCCAGGTCTTCTCCACTAGCTTGCAGGTTGTGCTTTGCCCCTGAGGTCTCTACACCTGCTGTCCTGAGTGTGGGAGAACAGAGCAATGCTAAGCAGGCTAGAATGAAATGGGGTCCCCCATTTGTTAGGGATTGGGGTCTTGGTTCAGTGACTGGTGATGTGGGGGATGCCGAACCTACCTCTCTCTGTCACAGGTGCAGAAATACTGAATTATTGGCGCAAAGAACCAAAGTTTCAGGTGGAATCTGGCCAGAAACCCTCCGTGCCGGTGCCAGCTCAGTCTACCTGGTTGATACAGACGCAGGTAGTCCCTATGACTGCTCTCCCTACCTCAGGTATAAATCTCAGGCACAGCACACTCCACAAGGGGATGGCATGTTCAGCTATGTAAAAACTCATTTCCCTGAAAAGCCACTTGGAGCGGAAGAGTCCTTTGCCAGAGCGTCACCCTGCTCCGTATGTTGGAGGAAGGCCCGTCCACCTGGCTCAGACCCAGATGGTTTGCAAATGTCGCTGGAGACACAGGAGGGTGCGGCTCCGATGAATGTCAGTGTAGCTGTCTATGGGACTCCAAGGGAAGTGCATCTGAGAGTCCAGTCTCCTTCTAGAGATGCAGGGATCGGTCAAGTCCAGCCGCTTAGTATGGGCTCCATAGACGTCGGCACCTCTGAGCCCCATGGCGAAGACCAGGGAGAGTCGTCAGAGGCATCTGCAGCCATGGTGAATAACCAGCAGTCTGTGCCGAGTTCCAGCTACAGCCCTTTTCaggtaacagccaggcaaggtccCGGTGAATATTCTTTGGTTGTCACTGGCATGGATGATGTGAACTTTACCAATGAGGGAGGAAATGAAGAACGCTCCCAGGAGGCCTTCTGCAGGGATCAGGGGCTCAACACTGACCGGGACCAATCTGAGAAGCTTCTTGCAGAAAGGAGCAGCAGGGAATTGCAGAACTGTGGGGAAAGCAGCCAGGTGCAGGACAGGAGACTCGCACAGGTGAGGACCCTGTCAGTGCACAGCATCCAGGTTCTCCTGTACCCTCTTGTGTTCATCTCCACCTTtcgccagcagcagctggaggtgaAGAATAGAGGTGCTGAGAGAAAGGAGGTGTGGGGATGAGTCTCATGGCCCCGAATGGTGAGAGCCCCCAAGAATAATTGCTGCCATCATTTCCCTTCCCTAAGGGgacagaccagtggtccatctggtCTTGTATCGTATCTCTGACATGGGCCTTAGAGTAAATGTCACCatctccctttccctctctctagTGTCTTATTCTCAAAGATCAGCTTGTCACCTTTGCATTTTAccttccctggctctggggagggaaaGCACCATGATGGCTAACTCTGCTGCAGGCATGGCCATGGAGCACAGAGGGCCCAGTTTTCCCACTCTTTCTCATGCTGAAATTAAAAGGAAGCACTTGCAGAGCAAGGTTCTACTCAGCATAGAATGAGCAGGGGCAGCCAGCTAGAACCACCCTGAGCGTTAGAGTTTCCCAACCACAATGGTTGTGTGAGGTTGCGCACCATACTGACCACAGCCTGATTGTTCCCCCTGGGGGTTGTGAGTACTTGTGAGACTGGCGCTTATTGCGGCTAATACCAGTGCGTCACTGTCTGCTCTTACCTGTAGGATCCAGAGAACAACTTCTCGCATTTGGAGATGAAGGAGAGAAGGTAAAGGGGGCTTGGGTCGGGGGTTGAGCTGGGAGTTGCCTTGGGAAATGTGTGGCCATGGAACATTTCCTGGGGCTTATAGTTCCAGGGAATGCTCTGCAATACTACCTGGAACACGTAGAGTTGGGAGAGTAGTTAGCCCTTGGAGAATAAATGTATGCAACATGCAGAACTGAgtatgctaaaaaaaaaattggcacatCTTTTAGCTTCCACCTTTGGTAGCTACCAGCAGTGGGCCGAAGGCAACCTCGGTTTAATGTTCCCCTCTAGCAGTGCAGCTTTGTCAGCTGAACTCATTGCATGGTCAGCAGAGAGCAATCAATGAGCTACGGCCttgagaagggacttgaacccacaacCTTTGGGAGAAGAGGGGAGAGTGCCACTAGCTTGGCAATACTTACGCCTGTGTTTGTTGCAGGGCCGTGGCTGAGTACATGGTCTGGAAGCTGCTTTGGGGAGGCCTGGGATCACTTAGTCCCTGGGAACGAGAGGACTAGTCAAGTAGATGGAGTCCAGATGACGTGTCTAGGCTGGATTTGACCTTCCTTGCTTCAGTCCCTCGTTTCTGTTTCAGTTCTCAGCTGCTGTGTAATAGGCGACGACTAACCAGGTGTTTCCAAGCTTGGAGCAGCCACATCCTGAGGAAGAGGACTGCAGCTAGGGAGCTCTACAGGCAGCAGCTGCTTCGCAAGGGGCTTGGGGCCCTCCAGTGGGCAGTGCAGCTGAGGAAGGTGCAGATGGAGATTGCCCAGCGGAGACACTCCCTGGCCGTGCTGGCCGTCAACTTTCACAGGGTAAGGACGGGCAGGGGACAATAGAGGAGATGCTACCAGGGACCTGTCGCATAGTAAggagggcaggagaagggagggAGATGGCAGGGGAATTATTGCTCATACACACGATGAGGAAAGGGTGCACAACGCTACATTCAGTGCAGAGTGGATTCGGAGCCGGGGATTCTGATGCAGGCAGGTCTCACCATGGCGCTCCTCTTTCAGTGGAAGGCAGCTGTGGCGAAGCGAAACGAAAGCCAAACCTCCCAGCAGGAGCCAGCGACTCTCACCAAAGAGTCGCCAATCGGTCTTGTCGGGCTGGGGAGAGGTCCAGCTGTGACAGCCCCAGTGTGGTGCCAGCTGACGGCAGGGTCCCCACAGGAAGCTGCGTGGCACAGTAGGTAAGCTGGGATTTTTCTCGTCAATGACTCTTTGTCTTGGATGGTTGCGGGGCTGAAGCTGGAGGCAGAGGAATTCGCTTTAGCAAGATGACCTCAGATGAAGGGAGAGCTGGTGGCACAATCCTTCCCACCTCTGTGGATACAAGAGAAGATTTCCAGGGTGGGAATTTACACTTGCAGCTTCTGAGCACTAGAAGATCCTACCTCAGACTCGTACACACTAGCTTTGGTCAGTTTTCAGTGCCTCTGATAGAGGGGACAAGAGGGAAACCCTGGGTCATTTCTTGAGTGCAGTTGCTATCCATACGTGTGGAGCAGGGGTTGGTGAGTCAGAATCAGACTCTTCATCAATCCCTGGCAGGAGAATGGACTTAGCAAAGGGAAAGACCTATTTGCTCAGGTTCTATGGTGGAAGAGCTGAATCCAGAAAGATAGAAGCAGCCCTGGCAGAAAGGGAAGCCTTGATTGTAACCCCTCCCCCGGCCTGGGTCTGTGAGCTCCCTCTCTGGTAGGCCCTGTGGTTAAACGCAAGTTTGGGCCTCTTTCAGGGTGGAGgcaaacctgtggatgcagctTCATCGCAGGCAGAGAGCAGACGAGCTCTGTCGACGGGCACAGGCCATCAGGGACCTGAGGCGGCTGGCTGGTAAGCCCTTGCTCCAGAGCGTTCAAACAAATGCAGTTAACCAGTGTGCTCCCAGGCTGGAAGGATGGTGGCATTTCACGAGATTTCTCTGTTGATGTCTAATTACTGCCTTGTCTTTGCCCGGTCAGGACCTCATCCTGTGAAGTGCTGGGCCTTGActctggtgggagaggaggatgcCAGCATCTCCTAGGATTGATCGACTATTGTTCTGTTTCAATATCTCCTTTGTCTTATCTCCTAGATGAGTTTAGCTTTATAGTGGATGCTCTGACTACAGCAATGTGAGCTTCCTCCCAGCAGTGCCCGGCCATTCCCAGCAGGAGTCCTGCCGGTGGATGTTTGCATTGATGGTGCTAAAATGTTCTAAGCTCTTCTCTTCAGATCTgatttttctctttccccccctccccccctcggtCTTGTAACACAGCAGCTTTCAGACTGTGGCGCCTGCAGAAGGAGCTGCTGCACAAAGAGGAGACCAGAGTGCAGGAAGCCCGTGCCCTGCTGGAGAAGCAGCAGCTACAGAACATTTTCCGGGCATGGCGTTCACGGAGCTTGGAAACCGAGCGGATTTTGCCACTGCTGACTCGGATCCGGAGAGAGCTGGCCACTCGGTAAGCAAAATGGGACCCATCTTCCTTCTCTTGGGGATGTCGGATTCAGTCTGGAATGTGTTCCATTGTGAAAAGTCAGGCAGCAGCCTGGCAGTGAGAGATGCGACCCAGAGTGActctatccagggccggctccaggcaccagcccaccaagcatgtgctcggggcggcgcctggaggggggcggcgtggtggGGCGCTctggccagagagcagggccgcgactgggctcgccgccctccccgcgatgctccggccggtcggggagagcagagagccacggcaggctctccgccctccccccggcgctctggccaccgggtgctctccgccctccccccggcgctctggccgccgggtgctctccgccctccccccggcgctctggccgccgggtgctctccgccctccccccggcgctctggccgccgggtgctctccgccctccccccggcgctctggccgccgggtgctctccgccctccccccggcgctctggccgccgggtgctctccgccctccccccggcgctctggccgccgggtgctctccgccctccccccggcgctctggccgccgggtgctctccgccctccccccggcgctctggccgccgggtgctctccgccctccccccggcgctctggccgccgggtgctctccgccctccccccggcgctctggccgccgggtgctctccgccctccccccggcgctctggccgccggggagagcggagagccccggccgggctcgccgccctccccccggcactctggccgccggggagagcggagagccccggccgggctcgccgccctccccccggcactctggccgccagggagagcggagagccccggtcgggctcaccgccctgctcctggcactctggccaccgggggctctccgccctccccccggcgctctggccggtcggggattgcgggcccgtggcctggctcggcgccctcccctgccgcgctggggtggggagcggggggggcggctgcgggtggcttttttgcctagggcggcaaaaaagccagagccggccctgactctatCGAATGCTAGACAAAGCCCGTCCCACCTTTAGTGCTCTAAATATTTGAGGATTGAGTCAGTGCTcatggggagggtgtggggaCATTGGCTAAAGACAGACCTAGCAGGGACCAATACAGGGCAAGCTCCCTTGCATAGCTCAGCCAAGGCACTTCAACCCTGAGCTCTGTGCTCCGCTAGTCCAGTCACCAAATCCGCACCAACCATGCGGAATTGTTCCAACCGGCACAGCGAGTCTGTGATGGAGCAAACGGGGACTAGGAGAGAAGAACCCAACTCCTTTTCCTTTCCTGGCCCAATCGAAGACTCGAACCTGGGTCTCCAGAAGTGAAAAAGGCTGGTACACTAATAGCTCTGGTGTCTCCCTTCACTCGATAGTGCCTCAGCCAATCCCTTTCTCACAGCACCCAAATAAAGACTAAATATGTTGTGTGTATGAATTTAGTGTTGTAGGCTGACGTCTACCACAACTTACCAAGGCTTggggtggagtctccatcactggacatttgTAAATCACGATTGGATACTTTTCTCaatgatctgctctagttcaagcaggaattaattcagggcagtcctagggcctgtgttatacaagaggtcagagtagatgattgCAGTGGTCCCATCTGACCGaatcctctgtttatccacagaccaAGTACTGCACAGGCTGTACTGGTGCAAGCTTCCCCTGCACAACCCCACTAAGAGGCCTCACCACTGATCTAGGCAGAGCACATCTAGGGTTGAGAGGATAGTTCAGTCTCCGTGCCTCAGCTGGTTATTGGCTTTTCTGTTGAGACTGTCAATAAGGGGGCTAGTTGCTAGTTACAGTTTGGGCACAGTGGATTCCCGTCCATTGGGAACTGGCCCGAAACCCCTAATTCATTTCATGTAGGCCACCCAATAGCCATCCAATGGTAAGATGTCTTGGTCTGGAGGCAGACCTTGGACCTAGAAGTGGAAGAAGCTTGGTTCGAGGGATTGTGGCATTCTCCCCAGATCCCTACATTACCCAAGCACTCCAAGAATGAGTTATGGACAAGAGAACTTCTGTGATTCAGGAGTCTATGGCAGAAATAACCAGAGAACCAGCTGTTGCTGcttgatttattttattctttggtCTCCTCAGGTGCTTCAGTGCTTGGAAGCAGTTTGTTGAGCGGAAGGCATTGTGCAGGCAGAATCTGGAGCATCACAGGGCAGGGTCCCTGAGGAAGGGCTTCCAGCAGTGGGTCCTGATGCTGCAGCTCAGAGAAGTGGACAAGATGACAGCTGTGAACTTGTTTATCTTGAGGCAGAGGAGATGTTATGGTGAGGCATTGAGGTCCTATCTAGTCATCTTAGGATCAGAAGATACTGATGTGCTGCTACATTTTCCCCTCCCCATGTGGTGCACTGGAGACTGGATGGAAGCTTATTGCAGGGCAGCATGAGTGGAGTCTGCTACACTCAGGATGAAACGTGATACTAATGTGAAATGCCAAGTCGGGAAGAGGGTTGTCCCCCTTGGCCAGATTAGTGCTGCTGCAGGAAGATTTGAGACCCTGTTGATAAGCCTAGAAGAAAGCCTGGCAGTAATTTACTTGGAGATCTAGAAAggaagctgtggggtgggggagtcggTGGCTGTCCCCTGCCTCAGGCTGAGTTTCTGAGCACTGAAGAGTCACTCCTGACaaatggtttctctctctctctcctgtctgtccGTGACCTGTAAAGGACAACAAGCCAGCTCAGCTGCCAGTGGGCCTGTGGTGAAGGAAGATGAAGCTCAGCTATGCTTGGCTGTAAGGAGAAGCCACCTGTGGAAAAGAGGTGGCTCTTTAGATGAACTCTACCAGCGAATGAAGCTCCAGAGGATATTTCTGCTGTGGAAGGCGAGGCTCCATCAGCAACAGCGAGCTAAGTGAGTGTTAGGATCAAATGCTGAGGGAACGCCTTGATTCTTGGGGGTCTAGATTTCCTCTGGGTCCCTCAGTAAGAAATCACTTTGCCTCTCAAATTGCGTCTGCTGTAGAGTCTCTCTGTTGCTGGCACAGatgaaattacattaaaaaaaatgaactgaaGGGATCTGTCTAACCTACTGAAAGCCTATAAGGGGCTTATCGTGGTCTCAGTGAGACCTTTTCCAGAGTGGGTCTGTGCATGTGTGCTATCAATGCCAACCAAAGACGGTgccaggaggggctctgggttgcTGTGCCAGGAGAGGGCACTCTctaggaggtgggggaggaattGCTGCTGAAGGTGCCTTTGTGGCACTCCCCTGAAATGCATGTGTGAGGTTTCCTTCTCGTCGATTCTGAATTTTAGAGATTATGACACACACAGCTGCGTCGTATATCTAGTACAATGGGGAAGATGCCTCCATTGCTGCCCGTGGTACCAGGTACGTCACTGTGTGAAGGGCAAACATTCCAAAGGACAGTTTGTTGGCTCTTCGAGGACCATCACCAGGACCTGCTGCTGCAGTGCAGGGCAGGCCCTGAATCTGGAAATGAAGGGGTGGAGGCTGGTGGTAGAACCCATCACCCATCGATTCAGAAATCAGCACAGTACAGGCTTCCCCGCTTTGCCCCACCAGCGCGTCTCGGTGATCTAGAGAGTGGGGCAGTCTCCATGTTCCACTCAGTCCTcggtctctctgctgagactgccagcacAGGGGCTGATAGGGCGAGTTACCGTGGTGGATTCCATCAGGTGGCTTCCTGGTCAGACCACACCCATGGTAACTCGCCGCTACTGACCTGGGCTGGGTCTAAATGGGTAACCTTGAGGTGAAAGACCCTTTAGGCCAGCACCAGTCTGCTAAGCCATTATACAAACTTTTCCttaccctctcctcctccttagTTCCTTCTCCCAGGCTTCGGAGCAGCGCCGACTGCGGGACGCTCTGAGGCGGTGGCACCAGAAGACTCTTCAGCTGAACCCTCTTAACCACAATCCCAGGGCACCTCAGGAGGAGCCTCTTGCCTTGCTGGATTCTGAGGAGTCTTCTCTGTCCTCCGGCTTCCACAGCAGCACTCTTGCTCCTCTGGTTTCCCATGGCCCGTTGGAAAAGGTGAGGGAGTCCTGCTGACAGTCCTCTCTGTGCCGGTGCCCATGCGCTGcagggaagttcagatccagcaGGGACCTGGGGGGTCTGTTTCATGCTGAGAATACTTTGAGGCAGTGCTGTCTAGTGGTGACAGCAGTGCACTGGCAGTCTGGAGACCTAGATTATATTTCTACCACTGACTAATGGTGCATCCTTGGGCAAGCCAC of the Chrysemys picta bellii isolate R12L10 chromosome 21, ASM1138683v2, whole genome shotgun sequence genome contains:
- the C21H1orf167 gene encoding uncharacterized protein C1orf167 homolog isoform X2, with translation MENTNRRSSRKKENIPPLLSSYLKSEHRKVQKNVNVNLYLGTGSRAEATHRWASAAGFTGWEAEQGRSAPAVKSKGPRKGDPSLIQTNLSCPSQPFRAATNQLSASCSQQQTNLYCRLQRRSSEKVACGNPPLPSSSPPNVALQRRRSCFDTAGENVSADLPERSPQYKKKPQEGSRSSLWDQSSGHCTCQNLPEGGNRSNEQPVKKQQHGLFAAYDADHGNPLLASTDSLSPAVVPVISSAGLVPHHRPMVCLSPGSSRGSVNSCCPGPALTLDELDPPSLAETLPSSAALQSLLQSSKTSASLHCSIQRLKQEAALMGIWNSLPLESRSSPLACRLCFAPEVSTPAVLSVGEQSNAKQARMKWGPPFVRDWGLGSVTGDVGDAEPTSLCHRCRNTELLAQRTKVSGGIWPETLRAGASSVYLVDTDAGSPYDCSPYLRYKSQAQHTPQGDGMFSYVKTHFPEKPLGAEESFARASPCSVCWRKARPPGSDPDGLQMSLETQEGAAPMNVSVAVYGTPREVHLRVQSPSRDAGIGQVQPLSMGSIDVGTSEPHGEDQGESSEASAAMVNNQQSVPSSSYSPFQVTARQGPGEYSLVVTGMDDVNFTNEGGNEERSQEAFCRDQGLNTDRDQSEKLLAERSSRELQNCGESSQVQDRRLAQDPENNFSHLEMKERSSQLLCNRRRLTRCFQAWSSHILRKRTAARELYRQQLLRKGLGALQWAVQLRKVQMEIAQRRHSLAVLAVNFHRWKAAVAKRNESQTSQQEPATLTKESPIGLVGLGRGPAVTAPVWCQLTAGSPQEAAWHSRVEANLWMQLHRRQRADELCRRAQAIRDLRRLAAFRLWRLQKELLHKEETRVQEARALLEKQQLQNIFRAWRSRSLETERILPLLTRIRRELATRCFSAWKQFVERKALCRQNLEHHRAGSLRKGFQQWVLMLQLREVDKMTAVNLFILRQRRCYGQQASSAASGPVVKEDEAQLCLAVRRSHLWKRGGSLDELYQRMKLQRIFLLWKARLHQQQRANSFSQASEQRRLRDALRRWHQKTLQLNPLNHNPRAPQEEPLALLDSEESSLSSGFHSSTLAPLVSHGPLEKESSFCDSSQNSLSSLLTSEDTTPLSRSVCSLQQHRCPAVPAELVGELCLQASSPPQSPRVGENGFMGGQLQASALWRSDSGIEPLASYSAWEEMWFQGDALQGDSSGEELESPCGSLWHQAELRLLQRYFLVWSAQTQQHLKIQQRRRLVLLSRAFLGWHKWVVEDKNRKAMASRQHGLHCCQAVFDLWKRRLTQKVEADRRFRHRIRQKAADALRCWHTCWQKQCTLRDLQLRWAQHSSQGRKRTVMWAWRCQAAKRRNAAWRWKRLLLRRVLVAWFQVTIRRATQHEAVAQCELARQQRSLTLCFARWRMEFLRAKKWQGEERDGKQQRPAWAKSFQRWRVATRGHQALHLDSMAVVKQACNYWTKAAALSQSSRQRCTLIGARKGRKMPLSWSIKPRRRREKGLGPSTATYHRLLPSAFRRWLVLYRNQSRTERLPVHQLLERPGAVGWAPGHAWPQESSTELVPDELYRRWLGTKYLRRWRHNVLLRQFRAGRRMRSLASGWQRWMDASRTALIMRALVGQRLLERGWRIWRRRYLQSQVAQSFLEGEDRSLLARAFGRWHQLTGSRLEGRGHC